A stretch of Pelagicoccus sp. SDUM812003 DNA encodes these proteins:
- a CDS encoding YifB family Mg chelatase-like AAA ATPase has translation MLAIVSSAALQGIHAVPVLVEVNSGESGDPRLILVGLPDAAVKESDDRVFSALANSGYRKPQTRTTINLAPGDLRKEGPMYDLPIALGILQATGQLSGERRLDAFLIAGELSLSGATRPIRGGLAFAMQARSAGKRGVLLPMASAREASLVDEIEVYGVESLAQAAGFIEGKTDLPNLAGTNAFENAKETSDDGLDFSDVKGQTAVKRAVEIAVSGRHNLLMIGPPGSGKSMIAKRIPGIMPEPSLDEFLEILQIESAAGSTRRERIQRRRPYRAPHHTISDVGLLGGGSIPGPGEISLAHNGVLFMDELPEFKRSALEVMRQPLEDANVTISRSAGKVTLPCNFMLVSAMNPCPCGYLGSQQKECSCSPHQIHRYRQRVSGPLLDRIDIHIEAPALTISQLRDASAGESSASIRQRVEAARARQRKRFAGTTIRSNADMSHRSIRQHCQISPDLGDLLQQAMERLGLSARAYDRILKVSRTIADLAESETIQSSHLLEAIQYRSLDRLGSA, from the coding sequence ATGCTCGCCATCGTATCAAGCGCGGCTCTTCAGGGCATCCACGCCGTGCCTGTTCTGGTAGAAGTCAACTCCGGCGAAAGCGGAGACCCACGACTCATTCTCGTCGGCCTGCCCGACGCCGCGGTGAAGGAATCGGACGATCGCGTCTTCTCCGCCCTGGCGAACAGCGGCTATCGCAAGCCGCAAACCCGCACCACTATCAACCTCGCTCCCGGCGACCTGCGAAAGGAGGGCCCCATGTACGACCTGCCGATAGCCCTAGGCATTCTGCAGGCCACCGGACAGCTATCCGGCGAGCGGCGGCTCGACGCGTTTCTGATCGCGGGCGAGCTGAGCCTCTCCGGCGCCACCCGTCCCATCCGCGGAGGGTTGGCCTTCGCCATGCAAGCCCGGTCAGCCGGCAAGCGGGGAGTGCTCCTTCCCATGGCGTCCGCCCGCGAAGCAAGCCTGGTGGACGAAATCGAAGTCTACGGAGTCGAGAGCCTAGCCCAAGCGGCTGGTTTTATCGAAGGCAAAACGGACCTGCCAAACCTCGCCGGAACGAACGCGTTCGAAAACGCCAAAGAAACAAGTGACGACGGTCTCGATTTCTCCGACGTGAAGGGGCAGACCGCCGTGAAACGAGCCGTGGAGATCGCGGTCAGCGGCCGGCACAACCTGCTCATGATCGGGCCGCCGGGCTCCGGCAAGTCGATGATCGCCAAGCGCATCCCTGGCATCATGCCGGAGCCGAGCCTGGACGAGTTTCTGGAGATCCTGCAAATCGAATCGGCGGCCGGGAGCACACGCCGCGAACGCATCCAACGGCGGAGGCCCTACCGAGCTCCGCACCACACCATCAGCGACGTCGGCTTGCTGGGCGGCGGCAGCATTCCCGGTCCGGGCGAGATCTCCCTCGCCCACAACGGGGTGCTTTTCATGGACGAGCTCCCGGAGTTCAAACGCTCCGCTCTGGAAGTGATGCGACAACCGCTGGAGGATGCGAACGTCACCATCTCTCGCTCCGCTGGAAAAGTGACGCTGCCTTGCAACTTCATGCTAGTCAGCGCCATGAACCCCTGCCCTTGTGGCTATCTCGGCTCCCAGCAAAAGGAGTGCAGCTGCTCGCCCCATCAGATCCACCGCTACCGGCAGCGGGTGAGCGGACCGCTCCTGGACCGCATCGACATACACATCGAAGCCCCCGCTCTCACCATATCGCAGCTGCGCGACGCCAGCGCTGGCGAATCCTCCGCCAGCATCCGCCAGCGCGTGGAAGCGGCCCGCGCCCGACAGCGGAAGCGCTTCGCCGGCACCACCATTCGCTCCAACGCGGACATGTCGCACCGCAGCATTCGCCAGCATTGCCAGATCTCGCCCGACCTGGGCGACCTTCTGCAGCAGGCCATGGAGCGCCTGGGCCTTTCCGCTCGGGCCTACGATCGCATCCTGAAGGTCAGCCGCACCATCGCCGACCTCGCGGAGAGCGAAACAATCCAGAGCTCCCACCTGCTGGAAGCCATCCAGTACCGCAGCCTCGACCGCCTGGGAAGCGCATGA
- a CDS encoding circularly permuted type 2 ATP-grasp protein — MNIQYDVGEFFDEMFEKDGSVRPHYQTFLQRLSELSEDAFHQKREAIDLAFLQQGITFTVYGDEQSTERIFPFDLIPRIIPASEWSHLSAGLEQRLVALNLFLKDVYSDQKIVKDGVVPADILNSSKHFRKELVGLKVPKDIYIHICGTDMIRDDNGDYLVLEDNGRCPSGVSYMLENRQAMKRAFPRFFSDAGVRSVLEYPRYLLNALKHIAPEGIDNPTVAVLTPGVYNSAYFEHCFLARQMGVEIVEGRDLVVNNDDRVYMRTTTGLKRVDVLYRRIDDDFIDPEVFRKDSLLGVPGLVRAYRKGNLGLANALGTGVADDKVMYCFVPDMIKYYLDQDPILPNVQTWLPYREDDLKYTLENTEKLVIKAANEAGGYGMLIGPHATKEEVEKFRVMVKEKPRDFIAQTPISLSRHPTFTKDGFDGRHIDLRPYIISGETTEIIPGGLTRVALRKGSLVVNSSQGGGSKDTWVLSTDS, encoded by the coding sequence ATGAATATTCAGTACGACGTCGGCGAATTTTTCGACGAGATGTTCGAGAAGGACGGCTCGGTCCGTCCCCACTACCAAACCTTTTTGCAGCGCCTTTCGGAGCTCAGCGAAGACGCCTTTCACCAGAAGCGAGAAGCCATCGACTTGGCGTTCCTCCAGCAAGGCATCACCTTCACCGTCTACGGCGACGAGCAGAGCACCGAGCGCATCTTTCCCTTCGACCTCATACCCCGCATCATCCCGGCTAGCGAATGGTCCCACCTTTCGGCTGGCCTGGAGCAGCGGCTGGTCGCCCTGAATCTTTTCCTCAAGGACGTCTACAGCGATCAGAAGATCGTGAAGGACGGCGTGGTGCCCGCCGACATCCTCAACTCCTCCAAGCACTTCCGCAAGGAACTGGTGGGGCTGAAAGTGCCGAAGGACATCTACATCCACATCTGCGGCACCGACATGATTCGCGACGACAATGGCGACTACCTGGTGCTGGAGGACAACGGACGCTGCCCATCAGGCGTTTCCTACATGCTGGAGAACCGTCAGGCCATGAAGCGGGCGTTCCCGCGCTTCTTCAGCGACGCTGGGGTTCGCTCCGTTCTCGAATACCCGCGCTACCTGCTCAACGCCCTCAAACACATCGCTCCGGAGGGCATCGACAATCCGACTGTGGCGGTGCTCACCCCGGGCGTATACAACAGCGCCTACTTCGAGCATTGCTTCCTGGCCCGCCAAATGGGGGTAGAGATCGTGGAAGGCCGCGACCTGGTGGTGAACAACGACGATCGCGTCTACATGCGCACCACCACCGGACTCAAGCGAGTCGATGTGCTGTATCGCCGCATCGATGACGATTTCATCGACCCCGAAGTCTTCCGAAAGGACTCCCTGCTCGGCGTGCCGGGACTGGTGCGGGCCTACCGCAAAGGCAATCTCGGCCTGGCCAACGCTCTGGGAACCGGGGTGGCGGACGACAAGGTCATGTACTGCTTCGTGCCCGACATGATAAAGTACTATCTCGACCAGGACCCGATCCTGCCCAACGTGCAGACCTGGCTTCCCTACCGCGAAGACGATCTCAAGTACACCTTGGAAAACACCGAGAAACTGGTGATCAAAGCGGCCAACGAAGCGGGCGGCTACGGCATGCTGATCGGCCCGCACGCCACCAAGGAGGAGGTGGAGAAATTCCGAGTCATGGTGAAGGAGAAGCCGCGCGACTTCATCGCCCAGACCCCGATTTCCCTTTCCCGCCACCCCACCTTCACCAAGGACGGATTCGATGGTCGTCACATCGATCTTCGCCCCTACATCATCAGCGGCGAAACCACCGAGATCATCCCCGGCGGCCTGACGCGCGTCGCCCTTCGCAAAGGCTCGCTCGTGGTGAACTCGTCCCAAGGCGGAGGCAGCAAGGACACTTGGGTCCTCAGCACCGATTCCTAA
- a CDS encoding alpha-E domain-containing protein translates to MLCRVADSLFWMSRYIERAENTVRLVDVTLQTLLESESQDPETSYIHWSAILASLGDLELFESLDLPQTSQSVTEFLSFNRENPSSVFNCIAHARENARMIRDQISSEMWETINRLYLYLKKTDPNEVCGDIDFEFFETIKQYSLLFQGITETTFPHKLGYEFISCGLYIERADKTCRILDAKRYMPMPENEDQAAVGAAQWSAILKGCSAFDAYHQEFVDEVRGPSVRAFLMLSREFPRSVLYCLRRLQGAIHAISGCPITHFQNEAERRLGMLISRLNYATAADLERSSAKRLLSDIEDELAAIAIEISDLYMFSEIVDPALEVVES, encoded by the coding sequence ATGCTTTGCCGAGTCGCAGACAGTCTCTTCTGGATGAGCCGCTACATCGAACGGGCCGAAAACACCGTTCGTCTGGTGGACGTCACCTTGCAAACCTTGCTGGAATCCGAGTCGCAGGACCCTGAAACCAGCTACATCCACTGGTCCGCCATCCTGGCGTCGCTCGGCGATCTGGAGCTCTTCGAAAGCCTCGACCTGCCGCAAACCAGCCAAAGCGTCACCGAATTTCTCAGCTTCAATCGAGAGAACCCGAGTTCGGTCTTCAACTGCATCGCCCACGCCCGCGAGAACGCCCGCATGATCCGCGACCAGATTTCCTCGGAAATGTGGGAAACCATCAATCGGCTCTACCTCTATTTGAAGAAAACCGACCCCAACGAGGTGTGCGGCGACATCGATTTCGAGTTCTTCGAAACCATCAAGCAGTACTCGCTGCTCTTCCAAGGCATCACCGAAACCACTTTCCCGCACAAGCTCGGCTACGAGTTCATCTCCTGCGGACTCTATATCGAGCGGGCCGACAAGACCTGCCGCATCCTGGATGCGAAACGATACATGCCGATGCCCGAAAACGAGGATCAAGCCGCCGTGGGAGCAGCCCAGTGGTCCGCCATCCTCAAAGGCTGCAGCGCCTTCGACGCCTACCACCAGGAGTTCGTCGACGAGGTTCGCGGCCCATCGGTTCGCGCCTTCCTCATGCTGTCCCGCGAATTTCCCCGATCCGTGCTCTATTGCCTCCGACGCCTGCAGGGAGCCATCCACGCCATTTCCGGATGTCCCATCACCCACTTCCAGAACGAAGCGGAACGCAGGCTCGGCATGCTGATCTCGCGCCTTAACTACGCCACCGCCGCGGATCTGGAGCGAAGCAGCGCCAAGCGCCTGCTCTCCGACATCGAGGACGAACTGGCGGCGATCGCCATCGAGATCAGCGACCTCTACATGTTTTCGGAAATCGTCGATCCAGCCCTCGAGGTGGTGGAGTCCTAG